In a genomic window of Quercus lobata isolate SW786 chromosome 4, ValleyOak3.0 Primary Assembly, whole genome shotgun sequence:
- the LOC115986690 gene encoding LOW QUALITY PROTEIN: protein LONG AFTER FAR-RED 3-like (The sequence of the model RefSeq protein was modified relative to this genomic sequence to represent the inferred CDS: inserted 1 base in 1 codon): MSSLSLTADLVVRNAVIYTSDKSLPFADSMAIRNGRILRLGNSSFVQELAGDGTEELDLGGKVVVPGFIDSHVHLLYAGLQMARVKLRGVNQKDEFVRKIKESVRNAKEGSWILGGGWNNDLWGGEFPLASWIDDITPYNPVWLYRMDGHMGLANSVALKLSGISNLTKDPEGGTIVRTVDGEPTGLLIDSARKLLLPYIPEDTVNERREALLKASNLALMRGVTTVVDFGRYYPGASAELSWKDFSDVYQWADASEKMIIKVSLFFPMETWSRLHDLIEEKGRAISQWIYLGGVKAFADGSLGSKSALFYEPYADEPHNYGLQVTKSEILANMTMASDKSGLQVAMHAIGDRANDLILDIYESVVSTNGMRDRRFRIEHAQHFAPGAAARFGRQGIVASVQPLHLLDDADSATKKLGXDRAQKESFLFRSLLDSNALLAFGSDWPVADINPLGSIRTAMKRIPPAWDDAWIPSECLTLNDALKAHTISAARACFLDNDLGSLSPGKLADFVILSTDSWDDFAAEGSASIEATYVSGVQAYP; the protein is encoded by the exons ATGTCTTCATTGTCTCTGACAGCAGACTTGGTGGTGAGGAATGCTGTGATATACACAAGCGATAAGTCTCTTCCTTTTGCTGATTCTATGGCCATTCGCAATGGCAGGATTCTCAGACTTGGTAACTCCTCCTTTGTTcag GAGCTGGCAGGAGATGGGACTGAAGAGTTAGATCTTGGAGGAAAAGTTGTGGTTCCTGGGTTTATTGATTCCCATGTACACTTGCTTTATGCTGGACTCCAG ATGGCAAGGGTGAAACTACGAGGTGTAAATCAAAAAGATGAGTTCGTGAGAAAGATCAAGGAATCAGTGAGAA atGCAAAAGAGGGTTCCTGGATTTTGGGTGGTGGATGGAACAATGATCTATGGGGAGGAGAATTTCCACTGGCTTCTTGGATTGATGATATCACACCTTATAATCCT GTTTGGTTGTATAGGATGGATGGTCATATGGGATTGGCAAATTCAGTGGCACTAAAGTTGTCTGGAATTAGCAATCTAACCAAAGATCCTGAAGGTGGAACTATTGTGAGAACTGTTGATGGAG AACCTACTGGATTGCTGATTGATTCTGCTAGGAAACTTCTCCTTCCTTATATTCCAGAGGACACAGTGAATGAAAGGAGGGAAGCTTTGCTTAAAGCCAGTAATCTTGCCTTGATGAGGGGTGTGACAACAGTAGTTGATTTTGGGAGATATTATCCTGGAGCATCAGCAGAGCTTTCCTGGAAAGACTTCTCAG ATGTGTATCAATGGGCTGATGCTTCAGAGAAGATGATAATCAAAGTTAGCCTATTTTTTCCAATGGAGACATGGTCACGTTTACAT GATCTAATTGAAGAAAAGGGTCGTGCCATAAGCCAGTGGATTTACTTGGGTGGTGTAAAGGCTTTTGCTGATGGTTCTTTGGGTTCAAAGAGCGCACTGTTTTATGAG CCGTATGCCGATGAGCCTCATAATTATGGCCTACAAGTGACAAAAAGCGAAATTCTTGCCAACATGACCATGGCATCTGATAAATCAGGCCTTCAG GTTGCTATGCATGCCATAGGTGACAGAGCAAACGACTTAATCCTGGATATTTATGAGTCAGTTGTTTCTACTAATGGAATGAGGGATCGAAGATTCAGG ATTGAGCATGCACAGCATTTTGCACCTGGGGCAGCTGCCCGATTTGGTCGACAAGGGATTGTTGCTTCTGTACAG CCATTGCACCTATTGGATGATGCTGATTCTGCTACAAAGAAACTTG TGGACAGGGCTCAAAAGGAATCTTTTCTATTTCGGTCACTCTTAGATAGCAATGCCCTGTTGGCATTTGGCTCTGACTGGCCA GTTGCAGATATTAATCCTTTAGGTAGTATCAGGACAGCTATGAAGAGAATACCTCCTGCCTGGGATGATGCTTGGATTCCATCAGAGTGCCTTACATTGAATGATGCATTAAAGGC GCACACTATTTCAGCTGCTCGGGCATGCTTCCTTGACAATGATTTGGGATCTTTATCACCTGGGAAACTTGCAGATTTTGTCATACTATCTACTGATTCATGGGATGACTTTGCGGCAGAAGGATCTGCATCTATTGAGGCAACATATGTTTCAGGGGTACAGGCCTATCCTTGA